In Massilia antarctica, the following are encoded in one genomic region:
- a CDS encoding LacI family DNA-binding transcriptional regulator — MSAASPSNVTIRDIAKFAGVSAGTISRALKNEPGLTETTRQMVLSAAHELGYDFANLRRKRMRRLTFLLHRQHNTAASSPFYSPVLHGAEEACRKQGIVLSFMAVGPADGVTEQLRMHAPDAIVCAGFFEPELLGALRASGKPLVLIDMKLRGYSSVNPDNFMGGYLATKHLIGLGRTRIGMISGSLGHYSVRERNKGYRQALFESGMLADPRLEASLPEGVDLETGACEAMQSLLALPNPPDSVFCYNDSAALVAMRCCLAAGLTVPHDVSIVGFDDISSAVLGHRPLTTLRIDKKELGAMGVELLLRDQQDAPVEQVAPVELIVRASTVCDDFGPHK, encoded by the coding sequence ATGAGCGCCGCCAGCCCATCGAACGTCACCATCCGCGACATCGCCAAGTTTGCCGGCGTCTCGGCGGGGACCATTTCGCGCGCGCTCAAGAACGAGCCTGGCCTGACCGAAACCACGCGCCAGATGGTGCTGTCGGCCGCCCATGAACTGGGCTACGATTTTGCCAACCTGCGGCGCAAGCGCATGCGGCGCCTGACCTTCTTGCTGCACCGCCAGCACAACACGGCCGCCAGCAGCCCGTTTTATTCGCCGGTGCTGCACGGCGCCGAGGAAGCCTGCCGCAAGCAGGGCATCGTGCTGTCGTTCATGGCGGTCGGCCCGGCCGATGGCGTGACCGAGCAGTTGCGCATGCACGCGCCGGACGCGATCGTGTGCGCCGGCTTTTTCGAACCCGAGCTGCTGGGCGCCCTGCGCGCGAGCGGCAAGCCGCTGGTCCTGATCGACATGAAGCTGCGCGGTTACAGCTCGGTCAACCCGGACAATTTCATGGGCGGCTACCTGGCCACCAAACACCTGATCGGCCTGGGACGCACGCGCATCGGCATGATCTCGGGTTCCCTGGGCCACTACAGCGTGCGCGAACGGAACAAGGGCTACCGCCAGGCCCTGTTCGAATCGGGCATGCTGGCCGACCCGCGCCTGGAAGCGAGCCTGCCGGAAGGCGTCGATCTTGAAACCGGGGCGTGCGAAGCGATGCAGTCGCTGCTTGCCCTGCCCAATCCGCCGGATTCGGTGTTCTGCTACAACGACAGCGCCGCCCTGGTGGCCATGCGCTGCTGCCTGGCGGCCGGCCTGACCGTGCCGCACGACGTATCGATCGTCGGCTTCGACGACATCTCCAGCGCGGTACTCGGGCACCGGCCCCTGACCACCCTGCGCATCGACAAAAAAGAACTCGGCGCGATGGGCGTCGAGCTGCTGCTGCGCGACCAGCAGGATGCACCTGTCGAACAGGTCGCCCCTGTGGAACTGATTGTGCGCGCCAGCACCGTGTGCGACGACTTCGGGCCGCACAAATAG
- a CDS encoding AGE family epimerase/isomerase has product MAPDFHSRDTLLDHIRHTKRFYDPRCVDPSGGFYHFYKDDGTVYDAHTRHLVSSTRFIFNHAMAYREFGDPADEMRLLHGLDFLRAAHRNPATGGYCWQLRWADGKGEVTDATNHCYGLAFVLLAYSHALMAGVEEARLHIDETFALMERHFWEPKHGLYADEASADWSQLSAYRGQNANMHACEALLSAFEATGENAYLRRAETLAYNITVRQAALCDNTVWEHYHVDWSVDHDYNRHDSTNIFRPWGFQPGHLTEWSKLLLILERHNAHLLGDADWLLPRASALFLQAMDKAWDTQHGGIFYGFAPDGSICDGHKYFWVQAESLAAAALLGARTGDALYWDWYQRIWEYSWTHFVDHQHGAWYRILSPANAKLTDEKSPAGKVDYHTMGACYEVLNVLKD; this is encoded by the coding sequence ATGGCCCCCGATTTTCATTCGCGCGATACCCTGCTTGACCACATTCGCCACACCAAACGCTTTTACGATCCGCGCTGCGTCGATCCCAGCGGCGGTTTCTATCATTTCTACAAGGACGACGGCACCGTCTACGACGCGCACACGCGCCACCTGGTGAGCAGCACGCGCTTCATCTTCAATCATGCGATGGCGTACCGCGAGTTCGGCGACCCGGCCGACGAGATGCGCCTTTTGCACGGGCTGGACTTCCTGCGCGCGGCGCACCGCAATCCGGCCACCGGCGGCTATTGCTGGCAATTGCGCTGGGCCGACGGCAAGGGCGAGGTCACGGACGCCACCAACCACTGCTACGGCCTGGCCTTCGTGCTGCTGGCGTATTCGCACGCGCTGATGGCCGGCGTGGAAGAAGCGCGCCTGCATATCGACGAAACCTTTGCCCTGATGGAGCGCCACTTCTGGGAGCCGAAACATGGCCTGTACGCCGACGAAGCGAGCGCCGACTGGTCGCAGCTGTCGGCCTACCGCGGCCAGAACGCCAATATGCACGCCTGCGAAGCCCTGCTCAGCGCTTTTGAAGCGACCGGCGAGAACGCCTACCTGCGCCGCGCCGAAACGCTGGCCTACAACATCACCGTGCGCCAGGCCGCCCTGTGCGACAACACCGTGTGGGAGCACTATCACGTCGACTGGTCGGTCGACCATGACTACAACCGCCATGACAGCACGAATATCTTCCGCCCCTGGGGCTTCCAGCCGGGCCACCTGACCGAGTGGAGCAAGCTGCTGCTGATCCTGGAGCGCCACAATGCCCACTTGCTGGGCGACGCGGACTGGCTGCTGCCGCGCGCCTCCGCCCTGTTCCTGCAGGCGATGGACAAGGCCTGGGACACGCAGCACGGCGGTATCTTCTACGGCTTCGCGCCGGACGGCAGCATTTGCGACGGCCACAAATACTTCTGGGTGCAGGCCGAAAGCCTGGCCGCGGCCGCGCTGCTGGGTGCACGCACCGGCGACGCGCTGTACTGGGATTGGTACCAGCGCATCTGGGAATACAGCTGGACTCACTTTGTCGACCACCAGCATGGTGCCTGGTACCGCATTCTCAGCCCGGCCAACGCCAAGCTGACCGACGAGAAGAGCCCGGCCGGCAAGGTCGACTATCACACCATGGGCGCCTGCTACGAAGTGCTCAATGTACTGAAGGACTGA
- a CDS encoding carbohydrate kinase family protein — protein sequence MNAPIFPVFVAAGEALTDMIADPGQQRWSSQVGGSTWNVARAMARLAVPSAFAGAISTDVFGDQLWDASMAAGLDVRFVQREARSPLLAIVYRTDPPSYFFVGDDSADLHFDAARLPDGWRAHCKWAHFGGISLAREPLAGKLVALAASLKADGVNISYDPNFRALMDQRYDTTLQRMTALADVIKVSDEDLAGLFRTNDLENAFATLRGWNPGATYLYTRGAQGASLHIGDQAWHAASPRIAVVDSVGAGDASIAALAWSFLREPQRAPLDHLRFAVAGGAAACQSAGAAPPSLDAITALTQRA from the coding sequence ATGAACGCACCGATTTTTCCCGTGTTCGTGGCCGCCGGCGAGGCGCTGACCGACATGATCGCCGACCCCGGCCAGCAGCGCTGGAGCAGCCAGGTGGGCGGCTCGACCTGGAACGTAGCGCGCGCCATGGCGCGCCTTGCTGTGCCGAGCGCCTTCGCCGGCGCCATCAGCACGGACGTCTTTGGCGACCAGTTATGGGACGCCAGCATGGCGGCCGGGCTGGATGTGCGCTTCGTGCAGCGCGAGGCGCGCTCGCCGCTGCTGGCGATCGTCTACCGAACCGACCCGCCCAGCTATTTTTTCGTGGGCGACGACAGCGCCGACCTGCACTTCGACGCGGCGCGCCTGCCGGACGGCTGGCGCGCGCACTGCAAGTGGGCGCACTTCGGCGGCATCAGCCTGGCGCGCGAACCGCTCGCCGGCAAGCTGGTGGCGTTGGCAGCCTCGCTCAAGGCCGATGGCGTCAACATCAGCTATGACCCCAATTTCAGGGCACTGATGGACCAGCGCTACGACACAACCTTGCAGCGCATGACGGCGCTGGCCGATGTGATCAAGGTGTCCGATGAAGACCTGGCGGGGCTGTTTCGCACCAACGACCTTGAGAACGCGTTTGCCACCCTGCGCGGCTGGAACCCCGGCGCCACCTACCTGTACACGCGTGGCGCGCAAGGCGCTTCGCTGCACATCGGCGACCAGGCATGGCATGCCGCCTCGCCGCGTATCGCCGTCGTCGACAGCGTCGGCGCGGGCGACGCCAGCATCGCGGCGCTGGCCTGGAGCTTCCTGCGCGAACCGCAGCGCGCGCCGCTCGATCACCTGCGCTTCGCGGTAGCCGGCGGCGCGGCGGCTTGCCAGTCGGCGGGCGCCGCGCCGCCGTCGCTCGACGCCATCACGGCGCTGACGCAACGCGCTTAA
- a CDS encoding AraC family transcriptional regulator, translating into MVDPLAEVVTLLQPRAPFSKVVSGAGRWRVRRAGSGQPFYCVLLDGACRLEVDGRAPVDLVQGDFVLIASVSGFTMSSMTPPTVSDADTTPVALLHGEFRLGAQGEPPDVLLLVGHCVFGSPDAALLVSLLPQLVHVRGEPRLATIVQLVADESRAQRPARDVILARLLEVLLIESLRCSAGTAASPGLLRGLADERLAPALRRIHENMKHPWTVAQLAKEAALSRSAFFERFSRALGMAPMAYLLAWRMALAKDLLRRQEGGVADVAERVGYASASAFSVAFTRHVGLPPARYARGQAAP; encoded by the coding sequence ATGGTCGATCCACTTGCGGAGGTTGTCACCTTGCTGCAGCCGCGCGCGCCGTTTTCGAAGGTCGTCAGCGGCGCCGGTCGGTGGCGCGTTCGCCGCGCCGGGTCGGGGCAGCCGTTCTACTGCGTGCTGCTCGACGGCGCCTGCCGCCTCGAGGTCGATGGCCGGGCTCCGGTCGACCTTGTGCAGGGCGACTTCGTGCTGATTGCTTCCGTGTCCGGTTTTACGATGTCGAGCATGACGCCACCGACAGTGAGTGACGCCGACACCACACCAGTCGCGCTGCTGCACGGCGAGTTCCGGCTCGGCGCGCAGGGCGAGCCGCCAGATGTCCTGCTGCTGGTGGGGCACTGCGTCTTCGGCTCGCCCGATGCGGCCTTGCTGGTGTCGCTGCTGCCGCAGCTGGTGCACGTGCGCGGCGAGCCCCGGCTGGCCACCATCGTGCAACTGGTCGCGGACGAATCGCGCGCGCAGCGGCCAGCGCGCGACGTCATCCTTGCGCGCCTGCTGGAAGTGCTGCTGATCGAATCGCTACGCTGCTCGGCGGGGACCGCGGCGTCGCCCGGCCTGTTGCGCGGCCTGGCCGACGAACGGCTTGCGCCGGCGCTGCGCCGCATCCACGAAAACATGAAGCACCCCTGGACGGTGGCGCAACTGGCAAAGGAAGCGGCCCTTTCGCGTTCGGCGTTCTTCGAGCGCTTCAGCCGCGCGCTGGGCATGGCGCCGATGGCCTACCTGCTGGCCTGGCGCATGGCCCTGGCAAAGGATTTGCTGCGGCGGCAAGAGGGTGGCGTGGCCGACGTGGCCGAACGAGTCGGCTACGCGTCGGCCAGCGCCTTCAGCGTCGCCTTCACCCGCCATGTCGGCTTGCCGCCCGCGCGCTATGCACGCGGGCAGGCAGCGCCTTAA
- a CDS encoding SDR family oxidoreductase codes for MKTILITGCSSGFGLETARYFLERDWNVVATMRTPRADVLPHSSRLRILALDVVDAHSIAQAIDAAGPIDVLVNNAGIGVLGALEGTTMASAREVFDTNTLGTIAMTQAVLPQFRQRKAGVIVNVTSSVTYEPLPLLSVYTASKAAVNAFTESLALELAPFNVRARLVLPGRAPETRFGENARPRMEGAIPEAYAELAQRVFAGWSESSAVTLAQDVAEAVWRAATAPSSPMRIAAGADAVALAGSR; via the coding sequence ATGAAAACCATCCTCATTACCGGATGCTCGTCCGGCTTCGGCCTTGAGACCGCGCGCTACTTCCTCGAACGCGACTGGAACGTCGTCGCCACCATGCGCACGCCGCGCGCCGACGTGCTTCCACATTCAAGCCGCCTGCGCATCCTCGCCCTCGACGTCGTCGATGCGCACAGCATCGCGCAAGCCATCGACGCCGCAGGCCCGATCGACGTCCTGGTGAACAATGCGGGAATCGGCGTGCTGGGCGCGCTCGAAGGCACAACGATGGCGAGCGCGCGCGAGGTCTTCGACACCAACACCCTCGGCACGATCGCGATGACGCAGGCCGTGCTGCCCCAGTTCAGGCAGCGCAAGGCCGGCGTGATCGTCAACGTCACCTCGAGCGTGACCTATGAACCGCTGCCGCTGCTGTCGGTGTACACGGCCAGCAAGGCCGCGGTCAACGCGTTTACCGAGTCGCTTGCGCTGGAACTGGCGCCATTTAACGTACGCGCGCGGCTGGTGCTGCCGGGGCGCGCACCGGAAACCCGCTTCGGCGAGAACGCCCGGCCGCGCATGGAGGGCGCCATCCCCGAAGCCTATGCCGAACTGGCGCAGCGTGTTTTCGCGGGATGGAGCGAGTCGTCGGCGGTCACGCTCGCGCAGGACGTGGCCGAAGCGGTGTGGCGCGCGGCCACCGCCCCGTCATCACCCATGCGGATCGCGGCCGGCGCCGACGCGGTGGCCCTGGCCGGATCGCGCTAA
- a CDS encoding YoaK family protein, translating into MPVNYAKRLTAPSRSSDANAHLGYMLAFVAGAINAGGFLAVHRYTSHMTGVVSAMADDLVLGAHALVLTGLGALLSFMSGAACTAIMVNYGRRRALHGEYALPLMLESVLLLCFGLLGARLADIDGLFASVTVMLLCFIMGLQNALITKLSRAEIRTTHITGIVTDIGIELGKMAYLNRPAQRQAGLAPVTGDRKRLKVLSMLATCFFLGGVAGAFGFSHLGYVATVPLALALMTLAMLPLLDDVKNIATRKQ; encoded by the coding sequence ATGCCCGTCAATTACGCCAAGAGGCTCACCGCGCCAAGCCGCTCCAGCGACGCCAATGCGCACCTGGGCTACATGCTGGCGTTCGTGGCCGGCGCCATCAACGCCGGCGGCTTCCTGGCGGTGCACCGCTACACCTCGCACATGACCGGCGTGGTCTCGGCCATGGCCGACGACCTGGTGCTGGGCGCGCACGCGCTGGTGCTGACCGGCCTGGGAGCGCTGCTCTCGTTCATGAGCGGCGCGGCCTGTACCGCCATCATGGTCAACTACGGCCGGCGCCGCGCGCTGCATGGCGAATACGCGCTGCCCTTGATGCTCGAATCGGTCCTGCTGCTTTGCTTTGGCCTGCTCGGCGCGCGCCTGGCCGATATCGACGGCCTGTTTGCATCGGTCACGGTGATGCTCCTCTGTTTTATCATGGGACTGCAGAATGCCCTCATCACCAAACTCTCGCGCGCCGAAATCCGTACCACGCACATCACCGGCATCGTCACCGACATCGGCATTGAACTGGGCAAGATGGCCTACCTGAACCGCCCGGCGCAGCGCCAGGCCGGCCTGGCGCCGGTGACGGGCGACCGCAAACGCCTGAAAGTGCTCTCCATGCTGGCCACCTGCTTTTTTCTCGGCGGCGTGGCCGGCGCCTTCGGTTTCAGTCACCTGGGCTACGTGGCCACGGTGCCGCTGGCCCTTGCACTGATGACCCTGGCCATGCTGCCGCTGCTGGACGATGTTAAAAATATTGCAACGAGAAAACAATAG
- a CDS encoding undecaprenyl-diphosphate phosphatase produces MTFALALKAIIMGLVEGFTEFLPISSTGHLILAGSLLDFTDEKAKVFEIVIQAGAIMAVCWEYRARIASVMSGLTSDPKAQKFMLNLIVAFMPLAVLGLALGKMIKSALFKPVPVALAFIIGGIIILWVERRNKLNPPVVRVETVDDMTVLDAFKVGCAQAMALIPGTSRSGATIIGAMMFGLPRKAATEFSFFLAIPTLLLATAYSLVKERALLSAADLPLFGIGSIAAFISAFLCVRWLLRYISSHDFTVFAWYRIVFGIVVLASSHYGWVVWAE; encoded by the coding sequence ATTACTTTCGCTCTTGCGCTTAAAGCCATCATCATGGGTCTGGTGGAAGGTTTCACCGAATTCCTGCCCATTTCCTCCACCGGCCACCTGATCCTCGCGGGCAGCCTGCTCGACTTCACCGACGAAAAAGCCAAGGTGTTCGAGATCGTCATCCAGGCCGGCGCCATCATGGCGGTGTGCTGGGAATACCGCGCGCGCATCGCCTCGGTGATGAGCGGATTGACGTCCGACCCGAAGGCGCAGAAGTTCATGCTCAACCTGATCGTCGCCTTCATGCCGCTCGCCGTGCTCGGCCTCGCGCTGGGCAAGATGATCAAGTCGGCCCTGTTCAAGCCCGTGCCGGTGGCGCTGGCCTTCATCATCGGCGGCATCATCATCTTGTGGGTGGAGCGCCGCAACAAGCTCAATCCTCCGGTGGTGCGGGTCGAGACGGTGGACGACATGACGGTGCTGGACGCCTTCAAGGTCGGCTGCGCCCAGGCCATGGCGCTCATTCCCGGCACCAGCCGCTCGGGCGCGACCATCATCGGCGCCATGATGTTCGGCCTGCCGCGCAAGGCCGCCACCGAATTCTCGTTCTTCCTCGCGATCCCGACCCTGCTGCTGGCCACCGCGTATTCGCTGGTCAAGGAACGCGCGCTGCTGTCAGCCGCCGACCTGCCGCTGTTCGGCATCGGCTCGATCGCCGCCTTCATCTCGGCCTTCCTGTGCGTGCGCTGGCTGCTGCGCTACATCAGCAGCCATGACTTCACCGTGTTCGCCTGGTACCGCATCGTGTTCGGCATCGTGGTGCTGGCAAGCTCGCACTACGGATGGGTCGTTTGGGCGGAATAA
- the recQ gene encoding DNA helicase RecQ, giving the protein MDSDLSARALDQLQTVFGYPAFRGQQKEIVEHVASGGDALVLMPTGGGKSLCYQIPALLRDGVGVVVSPLIALMQDQVDALAEVGVRAAFLNSTQTYEESMRIERLVRTGEIDLVYVAPERLMTQRCLDLFQASKIALFAIDEAHCVSQWGHDFRPEYIKLSILHEQFPDVPRIALTATADQQTRAEIALRLQLDDARQFVSSFDRPNIRYQIVEKGNGRKQLLDFITTEHGSDAGIVYCLSRKKVEETADFLNENGIRALPYHAGMDYPKRSANQARFLREESIVMVATIAFGMGIDKPDVRFVCHLDLPKSIEGYYQETGRAGRDGMPASAWMAYGLQDVVLQRRMIDESEADETFKRVLSMKLDAMLGLCETLSCRRVRLLEYFGEQSTPCGNCDTCLIPPVSFDGTVPVQKLLSAIYRVDQRFAAGHVIDVLRGVETDRIKQWHHDSLSVYGIGSERTEAEWRAILRQAIALGLITVDHEVYSSLKLTDAARPVLKGGQKVQLRQYQKPVKQKRAPSASSKGHVEMDLSKSEQAIFEKLRWWRVETARAHNVPAYVIFVDATLREIAKAKPTSLQELRGVTGVGEKKLVSYGDEIVAIIMEMS; this is encoded by the coding sequence ATGGACTCCGACCTCTCAGCGCGCGCGCTCGACCAGCTGCAGACGGTCTTCGGCTACCCGGCCTTTCGCGGGCAGCAGAAAGAGATCGTCGAACACGTCGCCAGCGGCGGCGATGCGCTGGTGCTCATGCCGACCGGCGGCGGCAAGTCGCTGTGCTACCAGATTCCCGCGCTGCTGCGCGACGGCGTCGGCGTGGTCGTGTCGCCCCTGATCGCGCTGATGCAGGACCAGGTCGACGCGCTGGCCGAAGTCGGCGTGCGCGCCGCGTTTTTGAATTCGACCCAGACCTACGAAGAATCGATGCGCATCGAACGCCTGGTGCGCACCGGCGAGATCGACCTGGTGTACGTGGCGCCGGAGCGCCTGATGACGCAGCGCTGCCTGGACCTGTTCCAGGCGTCGAAGATCGCGCTGTTCGCCATCGACGAGGCGCACTGCGTGTCGCAATGGGGGCATGACTTCCGCCCCGAGTACATCAAGCTGTCGATCCTGCACGAGCAATTCCCGGACGTGCCGCGCATTGCGCTCACCGCCACCGCCGACCAGCAGACGCGCGCCGAAATCGCGCTGCGCCTGCAACTGGATGATGCGCGCCAGTTCGTGTCCTCGTTCGACCGCCCCAACATCCGCTACCAGATCGTCGAAAAAGGCAACGGGCGCAAGCAGCTGCTCGACTTCATCACCACCGAGCATGGCAGCGATGCCGGCATCGTGTACTGCCTGTCGCGCAAGAAGGTCGAGGAAACCGCCGACTTCCTGAACGAAAACGGCATCCGCGCCCTGCCCTACCACGCCGGCATGGACTACCCCAAGCGCAGCGCCAACCAGGCCCGCTTCCTGCGCGAGGAAAGCATCGTGATGGTCGCCACCATCGCCTTTGGCATGGGCATCGACAAGCCGGACGTGCGCTTCGTGTGCCACCTGGATCTGCCGAAAAGCATCGAGGGCTACTACCAGGAGACCGGACGCGCGGGCCGCGACGGCATGCCGGCCAGCGCCTGGATGGCCTACGGCTTGCAGGACGTGGTGCTGCAGCGGCGCATGATCGACGAGTCGGAAGCCGACGAAACCTTCAAGCGGGTGCTGTCGATGAAACTCGACGCCATGCTGGGCCTGTGCGAGACGCTCAGCTGCCGCAGGGTGCGCCTGCTCGAATACTTCGGCGAACAGTCCACCCCCTGCGGCAATTGCGATACCTGCCTGATTCCGCCGGTCTCCTTCGACGGCACGGTGCCGGTGCAAAAACTGCTGTCGGCGATTTACCGGGTCGACCAGCGCTTCGCGGCCGGCCACGTGATCGACGTGCTGCGCGGGGTCGAGACGGACCGCATCAAACAGTGGCACCATGATTCGCTGTCGGTATACGGCATCGGCAGCGAACGCACCGAAGCCGAGTGGCGCGCCATCTTGCGCCAGGCCATCGCGCTCGGCCTGATCACGGTCGACCATGAAGTTTACAGTTCGCTCAAGCTGACCGACGCCGCGCGTCCGGTACTCAAGGGCGGCCAGAAGGTGCAGCTGCGCCAGTACCAGAAGCCGGTCAAGCAGAAGCGCGCGCCGTCCGCCTCGTCCAAGGGGCATGTGGAGATGGACCTGTCCAAATCCGAACAGGCGATTTTCGAGAAGCTGCGCTGGTGGCGGGTCGAAACCGCGCGCGCGCACAACGTGCCGGCCTATGTGATCTTTGTCGACGCCACCCTGCGCGAAATCGCCAAGGCCAAGCCCACCTCCTTGCAGGAACTGCGCGGCGTGACCGGCGTGGGCGAGAAGAAGCTGGTCTCGTATGGCGACGAGATTGTCGCCATCATCATGGAGATGAGCTAA